The Motacilla alba alba isolate MOTALB_02 chromosome 23, Motacilla_alba_V1.0_pri, whole genome shotgun sequence genomic interval tgggctcggCAGCTccgggctggggaaggggcgggagcggcggcgggggcagccccgcagccccggcgggCGGACGGAGCCGGGAGCCGCTGCGGCAGCGCCGGAGCCCCGAGCCCGCAGCATCCTCCGTGAGTAGCGCCGGCTGAGGGTCGGGTGTAGGAACCGCTCTCGAGTGGGGATGACTGTAACCTTTCTGCCCTAAAACTCTGCTCCTTTCTGCCCCGAAGCCCTGCTCCTTTTGCAGCGCGGTTACTCCGGGTTTGTGTGCGAGGCACTGGGGATGTACCGCGGGAAACGCGAGTTCTTGATCGGCACCTCCAAACCAGAAAGAAACGGAGAGCAGATGTCCTCGCGCGTTTTTCCGTTCAACTGGTGCTTGAGCAGTTGTTCCATTAACTGGGATCCCGTAAGGGACGGgactggggctgctctggcagggtTTCCTCCCCGGAGAAAGAGAAGCCTGCGCGGCTGTTGAAAGCTCATTCCATCGCCGGCGGTGTCCTTTCATCGCTGGGGACGCTCAATCTCTTGTCCTGACTTATTCAACCCTGGCACTATAAATATGGGTTTGTTGGTGGTtatttgtttgtggttttggggtttttttttgttctatgctttttttccctccaatcTGCTGAGCAGCATGCTGGAAAGAGCTGGCAGAGTAATATTTAACAGGAAAAGAACTCGAGAGCTCGGAGCATTGTGTTACAGTTCACTGAGTGTCTCCAGCACAGAACAAAACTACACTGCTTGCATTATTTGGGAACACACTGAAGCTGCTGACAGGTTTAAATGGTGATTTCTGGTTTTTCCTGGtaattaatgtatttaatgCCCCAGGAAGTCCTTGCTAAAGGAAGCGTAGCTTTTTGTAAACAGCTTTCACTGATGGGATGCATTGTGCTGGGTGGCAGGAGGGGTTGATTTAGTGATTACAAACCAGGAgacaaaggcagagcagagaccaGTGACCTCAGGCTCTGAGAGAGTTATTGTCCCTCTGTGGGTGCCAGATTGGGGCACTGGGGGCTTGCCAAGGGGGTCTGGTGGAGAACAGGCTGCAAGTGTGAGgtgccagctgctgtgtgtgtctcggggctctgcagagggaaggtgCCTCACTGATTCAACAAGTTGGCAAAGGCAAGAACCCCTGGGACTGCCTCcgtgctgctgtgtgcagtgaGAGGAGCTGCATTTCTACGTGGATCCTTTGTACTGTGTACAGGATTCTTTAcatgtagaatcacagaacagtttgggtttgaagagaccttaaagcccatccagtgccacccgtgctgtggcagggacacctcccactgtcccaggctgctccaagcctgtccagcctggccttgggcactgccagggatccaggggcagccccagctgctctgggcaccagtgccagggcctgcccaccctcacagggcaTCAGTTTTCCtcaatatcccacctaaccctgcctctggcagtggaagccattcccccttgtgcTGCCTGCATAAAAagcccctctccctcctttttgtAACACCCTTTAATTGCTGGCTTTAAAGAGAACCTAACTGGGCAATGTGCAGTTCACAGTCTGGCTTAGACACTGCTCCTGGGCTCCTCAGTGACAAAAGTCCAGCAAGTTTATATTTCCAGGCATGGCTCTAGAAATGAGGGTGCTCCTTTTGGGGGTCCTGCTGCCACTTCTTGTCACCTGTGGGAGCTGAGGGGTTTTGGTGCCTCTCATGATCTAAGCCAGGCAGGTAGAATTACTGAGGGGTTTTTGGTTGGTGCTactgcccagagctgcctgcagtttGTGCCGCTGTCTCTGACTCGGCAAGGCAGTGAGCtgtttttaatgtgtgtttcagcagcagctcaaccTGGGCAGCTCGAGCCAGAACCTGAGAAAATGCTTATGTAAAGGTGCTGCCCTGACATGGGGACACTCAGGCTCACACAGGGAGGGTTGTTTGCCTCAGGCCACTTTGAACTTgggcttttccttcctccttcctcccttttcGGAGCCTCTCAAGGTAAACCCAGGCACGTTCAGGTCTCACTGAAGGACGTTGTGTTTTCACTACTCCCCGAAATCACAGCTTGTCTCGATCCCTGGCGGCGTTCCCGGGGTGCTGGGAAGGTGAGGGCAGGAAGAACCCACTCCATCCAAACCCCACCTTTTCCCAGGTGAAAGCACTGAATCTGTGTCCTCCTAACCAGCACCTGCCTTCCCCGGCAGGGAGCTGCCTCTCCAAGTCCAGCCACCCTGGAAAAACCCTCAAACAATCCCCTCTGTTCCCCGTGGCCCCTCTGCTGTAactgccaggtgctgctgacAGGTGAGCTCTGATCCCCATCTCCTCACAAACAAACCCAGCCCGGCAGGGGCCCTCAGCTCagtccagcagggcagggccagaAGGGAGGCTTTGGAAAAGGGGGCACTGCTCCCCCTTGCCAGAACAACCTATCCCCTGTATCTGCCGAGGTGTTTGAAATGGAAACGTGCCCAAAGCTGAACTTCATGGAAACATTTCCAGCTCCATAACGTGGGGATGCAAAAATAACCAGCAGTGTGGAGAGTGAGGGTGAATGAGAGGCTCTGAGAGCCCGGGcaggtgtgtgtgcacaggggGAAGTGCAGCCCTGTGTCATGGACAAAGAATGTCCTGTGATTACTGTATCAAAGTCCACTTCTTCTCCCCTGCTGAATGGCTTTTATCCAGCACTCCTGATTTTCCAAACGTTTTTCTGAACAGAGTAGGATCCGGGCTGAAAATCTGTAGGTTCCTGTGGATTTTGCTGGGTCTTTCTTGCAGCAGAGGCTTGGTCAGGTGTAACCTGCTGATTCATGGGgcaggaatggagctgggaCTCCAGGTGAGAGCAGGACTGGCACCTTCCACCCCGGCTGGAGACACAGACCTTGCAGCTCCTGACTTGctacacaaagcagaaaaatcccaaCCTGCTGCAGTTTTCAAACTGCACCTCAGATTGGTGCAGCCTGCTGGATAAATTAATCCCTTTCATAAACAGGTGGTTTCACTACGACAATAAAAATTCTTTGGGTCTGGGTGAGTCATGCACAAACAGCTCCCCATTCCCAAGGTGGTTTGACCCAGAGGGAAGGTAGGAAGGATGAATATTTCATGgcttaatattaaaatattcagccTTATTTATTtggagtttttattttggtagccaggggaggaaaaaaaggcttctgtagGTCTGGCATTTGCAGTGCCCGAGTCAGGAGTCTCAAGGTGAGAGCTGGATGTGGCTTTTTCTGAATTATGCCCATAGTCAGAACACTTGCTCAGCGTTTCATGAGGAGTCTCTTGAGCCTCTGCTGCCACTGGTTAAACCTTTTTCCATATGGGAGGATGGGTGGGGAGACAGgagcagctgtccctgagctctggggcCTCCCAGGTCCCTCTGAGGTGTGTGTGAGCCCTGTGCTGGACAATAGGGCTGGGCAGAGtctaaacacaaaatatttcagctgatgCTCATGCTGCTGAATTAACTTGGCCTTGGCTAAACAAAGGAATCATTCACTCACAGGAGAATGACCCAGTTACAGGCTTGTGGTaaagttattttgatttttagattaaaagaagaaaaccaaactttTAACCTGAGAGGACTGGAGTATTTGAAGAGTGGCCCTTGCAGTTCTGATCCTGCATCCCAGTCAGACACCAACcacttcccttcctgctgcttcctgatCCCTCTCATTCCTCACTGACCTGCTCTGCAGGTTTTTAATTGGTATTAATTTTTATAACCAACTGATTTCCACTGAATTATTTCTGGCTATTGTTTATCTTGTGCTGTGCAAAATTAAAGTTACCGTGCCACACAATATCCCAGGGGAGCACCAGAGTCCCGCCTGGCTGTACCCAGCAGCATCTGAAGTGGGAAACTCAGTTCCACAGCAAGTGCTGAAGGAGAATTTACCTTTCAAGGGGCAGTTGGAGTGTCTCAGCTCTGGgactgggagctgagctggttCCAGAGGGCTCTTTGAAGTGGTGCTCACACCCCTCTCGGCCTGAAGGAGCCCTTTAATGGCTCGGGTTTCCAGGGACACTTGGAAAACCCttttaaaaccagcaaacaTCCCGGCTGCTCTTTCCAGATCCACAGTTTTACCCACCAAAACACAGGCGTGTGTTCAGCTGTGCCCTTGGAAGTTCATCCACTCCCAATAACAGACCTGAGCTGACACTGGGCTGAACTCACAacctcctgccacagccacgTTGCAACGCTCAGGGGCTGGTGTTTGTCCTGACACTTTTGGAGCTCCAAGTGAAGGGGttcaatgttttttcttctccatgtcAGATGAATGAAGCTCctttaaattctattttataATGGAGTTTTTAAACCTTTCTGTGATCAGTTTTTCCCTCAAAACATTGCTGAATTCTGGATGCAGAATCCTTCGCGCTCATTTGCTCAGTGATCTGAAGCTCAACGAGAGGTGATAATGTAAAATCCACTActgtgtttatatttattttatcctATTACCACCGACCAGGGGATATTTTGAGGCAAACTGCTCAAGATTGTACCAAAATTTCAATCATACCGATTTCCAATTTCCATTCCTTCAGGTGGGCCAGGTTTCCACCACAATGAGATGAAGAACCCCAGTTTAGTGAGCCTGCACCCAGCAGGCTCTGAGCCTTTGGTGGGCAGCTGCCTAATCAGCACTGTGAAATTTGGGTTAAGATTTTAGGAATTcactcctccttttcccctctgcagccaaCTCAAGATGACGACAGCCACGCCACTGACCAATAACACTCAGCTCTCAGTCAATGTGACCACGAAGTCTCAAGAACACAATCTCTATCAAAGTAAGGAAAGGagtggggtggtggctttttttttgttttaagtggACTTTGAACTTATCAAATTTCAAACAATACAGTGACAACTTTGtaaatatggggttttttcccttcctgcttctctCCCAGGTTCTGGAGCAATAGTTGCTGCCATCGTGGTGGGGGTGATTATTATTTTCACAGTGGTTCTGCTCATCCTGAAAACATACAACAGGTACGTGACCGAGCCAAACCAGGATGGAGCAAAGCCCCCGCTCTTAGATAACAGAGCATTTCAGGGCTTGGTGCTGGAAATTTCCAGGACATTCTAAGAACTGGGGTGCTGATTGCAGTGTACTGAATGCCACTGTCAGCGCTCTGTGCTTGCATCTTAGGAAGCACAAAGAGCTCCTTGATGGAGGCTGCATGGTGGGAGCTCTTTTCAGGGATTCCTGGTGATGCAGGGAAGGTGTGAGTGTGCACCAAGGCTGCCAGAGGGACAGCTCGATTCCTCACTTCTCAGAGCTCACGCGCTCTGCGAGGACTTTTGGTATCTTTGGGATGAAATCCTGGCTTGGCTTGACTGGGTTGTGTGGGAACCTCCCCAAAACTTACCCTGGGAGaggagagcccagcccaggtgccaATTCCCCCGTTACCTTTGCCAGGCGCATGCGagtgaggcaggagctggaaccCAAAGCCTCcaagctggcagtgccacctcctgtggggcacagcagccacagcctggcccagcagccCTCGGTGACCTTCATCCCTGTGGACATCCACCTGCAGAGCAGGTAACCAGCGACTCCCTGCCggagaagagaaggaattgttATCCCGTGGAGCTGGGactcctcagcagagctgcatggaacagcaggcagctgggaacTGGAAATGCATCAACCCTGGTCTCTCGCTTTGGGAGGAAACACCGCAGGTCTGGACACTTCTCCTGTGACTGAGATAACAGCTGGAGGGCTGGGAACCATCAGGATGGCAGCAAGGCCTCCTCTGGGTCTGGATAAACCAGGAAGTGAAGATGCCCAGGTTTTGGGGAGCTTTTGCTTCCTCAGAGACTCTGAACACTCTCTGTTCTGCTGAAGAACTGGAGGAGAAGTCTGGACATGCCCCAGACTCAGGGTGGACCTGACTTTGTTACGAGTTACATGGAAGAGGTTTGTGGATTATTTTATACCTGATGGGTAGCGCAGGAGGTATCAAAATTCTATTTATCTTTACTCCTATTTCATGTTTCTAATCTCACACATGTACAGGTTGAGATAAAAAAAAGCTACTTCTTATTTTCAAGTATTGTTAAACTATTTCTGTGACCTCTGTAACTATTTCTGAAGGAACTCGGTGTCTGAGGGGCTTCACTCTCAGGTCAGGTtcatggctggagctgggttAGAATGCTCGGTCCTACACAAAACCTGAGCTCTTTAACCGAGAAAAAGAAGCGTGGAAATAGAAAAACCAGCTTGGACGAAGGCAgggaggctctgagcagccccagtgtGCCACTCACCCTGCAAGGCTTtgtcctctgctgcagcccaacTATTTTTAGCCATTTTTTATCCTCAAACCCACCCCAAAGCGAGGCGGTTCTGTGAGTGTGAGCGCTGTGGGTGTGCAGCAGCGGCACAAAGGAATTCCCAGGGACACTCACAGCCCACGGGCcgggagcacagagcagcattgTCAGGCACTGACTGCCAGACTGGCTGAGATTTTATATTTCAGACTTTTTCCAACAAGCTCGGATCTCTTGAGCAGGTCAGTTGAACTGACTGGTAATTTTTATTGTGCAGAAACTAAATTCAATTACTTTGCAATATTCTTATTTTGGCTGAAACTGGAGCACGGTTTGGATTCCAAACCAAATATTGAGACAGCTGTTTGTGAACTTTCTGAATCTCCTTGTAAATATTTCTCCTGTCCTGGTTCTTTACCTTATTTTTTGTGGCAGGGAGGATTGATTTAAGAATTCAAAAGGGACAGCAGATGCgcatctaatttttttccaaaaaaatataaaagagctgattttctgtttctatcTCTGGGTGTTCTCTGAGCAGTTCCATGGGATCAAAATCAAGATTTTTGGGGAAGATAAGCCCATCTtactgttggtttttttaacatccCTAGCCAGACTTGTAGcacattttgtttgctttccatttGCTCCATTTCAAAGCAACGCAGTTCACCAGCAGAGTAAGCAGAACTCCTGCAAGCAGCTCCAGTTTCACAGAATTACTATTGCTGGCAGCAGAACTGGCTGCTGGGGCCACACCAGCATTGCTCCAGCTGAAAAATTCAAATACCACTAAAATCTGCATCACTGGGAGGCCCCACAAGCCCTCCCGGCAGCAAAACCCGGAGCTCATGCTGAGCAAGCAAAAGCACCTCCTCAGGAACAGAAatgcctgctctgtgccatcTGCTGGGGATCGGAGCTCTCCAGGAACAACCCcgctctctccctgccctggtaacatcagctgccccagggctgaTCCACCCTGCCCTGACTCGGCCCCCAGGTTCCCCTTCCCAACACACAGATtttgggaatgctcccctgCAGCTGGCCCTGTCTGCCAACAAgcagttgttggttttttcccccttgagGTTCTACGGGATCTTCAGCAGGTCAGATCCTCCAGCTGGGATTTCACTGATCCACGTACTCTGGTAAAATGTTGAGTTTTTCACTGCTGGGTAAGTCCTGACCCCCAAACTCAGCTTTCCCCCTGATTTCCATCCTCCTTATCCCAGCAGAGAGCACGGAGCTCCACCTAGCgtcctcctgccttcccacgGGCTCTAACTCGTGCTCCTCACCAAAAACATAAAGCAGCTCCAGCTTCGGCTGCCACCTTTACTGAACTCCCTCATCCACAGTACCAGGACTGTTGAGCGGCTGAGTCAAGCACTGGCCCAAGTCTGGCCGTGCAAAACTCTGATTATTACAAGTCTAAGCagataaaatattataattccCCTTGGGTTTTATTCCTGAGTCCCATAACCaatttatttcccaaaaatgTGTCTGTAATTCAGCCCAGAAGGAGCCACACAGATCAGAGACCTGCACCAGTCACACCAGTTTGCCCGGAGTGGGACGGGGTGGAGAGCTCAGGACTTCTCCTCAGGACCACtaaggcagggagctgctggagggggtCCAGTGGAGGCCACAAAGACGAtttggggtctggagcatctccctgACGAGGTGattgcaggagctgggcctggctgttctggagaagggaaggctaAGAGGGGATCTCATAAATCTATAAAATATCCCCAGGGGGTGTCAGAGGACAATGCCAGACTCTGTTCAGGGACAGGAcgaggagcaatggccataaaataaaacacaacgAGTTCCACCTCAAcgtgaggaagaacttcttgccatgagggtggcagagccctggaacagctgccagggagggctggaatCTCCCGGTGGGgacatcccaaacccacctggacgtgtccctgtgccacctgctccaggtgaccctgcctgggcaTGGGTTGGGCTGGGACATCTCCAGAGGCCCCCTCCAACCCCAACtcctctgggattctgtgacctCTTCAGAGCCCTGCCTTGCGCCCAGGGAGCTCTGTCATGCCGGGAAGGAGCCGAGGGGCCGTTACCGAGGGGTCGCTGCCGGGGGCTGAGGCGGCTGTGCCCTCAGGGACCGGACCAGCCCCGCCGCCATCCCTGAGGGAGGCGCGGCCGTGAGGGCACCTGAAATCTCGCGAGACAccgtcagcagcagcagcttcaggggCCGACACCTCGCGAGAGGGCGACTCATCGACGCGCGCGCCGGAGCAGCCGCGCTCTCTCATTGGCCCGGCTCCCGCGCGCGCGCCGACGCTCCGCCAATCAGCGGGCGGCGGAGGGAAATCCTGCGCAGCGCGCGCCTGGCCCCGCCCTTCCcgccttccctccctcccccccccccccccacacccccGGCACGGCTGAGGGGGCGCGCGGTGCACGCCGGGACGGCAGCGCGCGCCGCGGCCGGGAGGAGGCGGAGGAGCCAAGATGGACGCCGGGTTCTTCCGCGTAAGTGCCGGCCCGGGGGGGCCCTgagggcgggcgggcggcgcggcggccccgccggggcACGGGGGCACCGCCCGgtcccgccgcagccccgcgccgGAGCCGCGCTGCCCCCCGCGGCGCCGCCGtgccccccccgcccccgccctgCGCAGGCTCCTCGCCGCGGAGAAAATGGCGGCGGGAAGAGGccgcggcggcgcggcccgggcGGCAGCGCGGGGATCGAGCGCCTCCGGGCCCGACTCGGCACGGGGGGAAGCTCCGCGGGCGCCCCCGGGGCTGCGCTCCCCGGCCTGGCTCCTCACGGGGCCCTGAGCGGCCTCGGTGCCGGCCCCGGTGGTCCCGACCCACGCGGGGCCGTGTCACCGCTGCGACCCCCGAGGCGCGGGGGGGGGAGAAGGGGCCGAAGGGCTCTGAGGGGCCAGGCCGGCTTTGCGCTGTCCACGCTCTTTAGTGGCCACGgtcaaagcaaataaacaacCCTGCCCCTATttttgttggaattttttttagaGGTTTTTAAGTGTATTCACAGCAAAAAGAACTTAGGCTGTATTCATAcgtttgtattttatttttaatccttgAGTTTCTTCTCTAGTCTTAacagctgtgctgcattttctgcagagaCCATGAAACCTACGCAGGgtctatttcttttctgctttttcctccatTAATTGAAATGACCTTATTTGAGGGGTTTCTGTGATAATTTTTGAGAACCAATCTAAATTTCAAGGTTCATTCATTTGTTCAGCCCatattatttacatttcctGCAGCTaggatgcttttaaaatacagccGTACACAGAACCCTTCCCTTAGTTCAGTTCTGTGTTCATGGACTGCCTTGAGAACAATAATTGCAGATTAAATCTGCACTTGTTCTGATGCAGTCGTTAAAAGATTTACAACTGATTGACAGCAGGATTACTGGGGCTGAAAACTCGGGATTAGAAATGTAATATTCTTTTTGACTGGCCTGTGGATGGTGGCATTTTATAAAAACCCAAGCAGCATGGCACTGGCGTGGGGCTGTGAACTGTTCTGGCTTTATTCTGGGTTCAGGAGGAACCAAATGTGAAAtgacagaaatgcagcagagcagcaatttGGATTCCCCATACCGAGCTGCCTCCTATTTATAATTCTGTCACTTCTCCACATTTCTGTGAAGTTTCAAGGCAAGCTTATTTTGTCTGTCTTTAAATTCCTGTAGCCCCCTTGCTCTGTCCTGTTTGGTTCCCTTTGCTGCTTGCCATGTGTTATCAACAAGAAACTTCCCTTCCATTTCCCTTCTGGgttgtgaaataattttaaaaaaccccaaaagaacaTTCAGTTGTTGAGTGAACTGGCAAgtattgtgggttttttgtaaGCCACACAGCAGACAGCAAATACTGGAAAGAGTTTCAAGTGCCTGTGCCACAGTCAGACTTTAGGATTCCCATGTTGTGGGATAGCAGCTGGGAATGGTCAGGGGATTGTTCCCTTTCAATAAGTGATGACTTTGCAGCATGTTACATTGCTGATTCCATGTGCTTTCTGACCAAAGTGAACTTagaatttgggggttttctcttctttattaCCATTTAATTCCTTGACAATTCATTTTTTGCTCGTTCTGAGCCCTGTTATTCCATTGAGAATCACCTGTATAAGACTCCCTGGTTTCCATCAGTGGTTTCCAGAGTAAACTTGCCCAGTTGGGAGTTTGTCCTCAGTCATGTCCAGGTCACCAGGacctggatgcagccctgcatcTCCTCTAATCCTGCCTGCTTCTGTTTAAGCTCTGCCAGTAAATTTTCCAGAACTGGGCTTCCAGGCCCTTCCCTCCATGATGAATTAACCTACAGCTCCTGCCCGTGGAAGTGCAGCCAGTTGGTGAACTTTTAACAGAGCAGGAtcaataaaatacattctttgTGCTCCTCTTTGCCTCAGGGAAGCTGCCCAAAGGTTTCAGGGGTGTCACTGTGAGCAAACAGGACATTTTTGTTCCTGGAAGAGGAAAAccactttatttcttttcttaggGAATGAATAAAGCCTTTTCCTGGCAGTTTGGTGCTGCTAGTACTTTAATTtgtgggcagtgccagggggtTGTGGTTGGGGTGTCACTGTggggctcaggagctgctcacccCAAATCCTCAGCACTTGCTGAGAGCTCAAGTTGGAAAGCTCCTGGACAGGGATAATTAACAAAAAACCAGCCTGCAGATTGGTTTCACTGTGCAGACATGGGGGGAAAATGATCcttggaggtgctggagggCCCTGCAGGCTGAAACTGttgtttgctgtgctgcagggaaccagtgcagagcaggacaatcgCTTCAGCAACAAGCAGAAGAAGCTGTTGAAGCAGTTGAAGTTTGCAGAATGCTTAGAAAAGAAGGTAAGTGGGGTGGGGAACAGGGAGTCAAACTCAGCAAGTTTCAGTGGATTCGCTGGGTATCAGGTGGAGCAGAGGAACGTGAGGAATGTTTTCCCTAAAACCATCCTGGAGGATGTTTGGGGTGTCCTCTGAgcatcagctgcagcagtgatgtCAGTGTCTGGTTGATGTACTAAATATCAGCAGCAGGCTGTTGTGTAACACACAGCTTCAAAAGAAGTCAGCTTCCCAGCAAATACTGATGAATTTGGAATTGTAAGCATCCTCAAATCAGCCCCCCACCATGCTGGAGTCTGGTGGACAGGGGAAGTGGTGAGCCTAGGTCAGGACTTGCTTTATCAtggagttttctttcctttaatttcatCATTTACTTGGCAGTGACTAATAAACCACACACAGTACAAGTTTCACTttggtttttccccctctctcctcctgctggtACTTATTTTAGGGTTTACTAGAAACTATGTTTTGACTCCTGTTATCATCTCCAGGTTCTAATTTGAGCTGCTCAGGAGAGGGAAGTCTGTATtaggggaaaaatgaaagggTATCCAAAGGTGTGCTTTGACCAAACTGTAACctgctgaacagcagcaaagcGCTTTGAAACAAAACTAGGCTGAGCACAAAGTTCAGTCTTCAGTGAAAGAATTCAGGAAAAACGTTCTTTCTCCTGGCTCTTTGATACAGGTGGACATGAGCAAAGTAAATCTGGAAGTAATCAAACCATGGATAACAAAACGAGTAACAGAAATCCTTGGATTTGAAGATGATGTAGTAATTGAATTTATATTCAACCAGTTGGAAGTGAAGGTAACAATTTTGTTGTGGATATTGTTTCTAAATGTGTAACATAATTATTTATGAATTCTATTGAATCTGTGAATTTCTCAAGTACAGTTAGGAGGGGTTTTGTTACTTtgtatatttttgaaagaaattcaCTGTGTAACAGCTGTAAGGCTGGAAGTTTAGTGAAGGTGCATAGTTTGCAAACTGCTCAGGTGAAAAATCAAACttactgttttaattttgctgttacATGTTAAGTTACTTTGACAGCAATTTTCTAATGATGATGTGATTTATGATTTAAAAGGCCTGAACCAAAATGGAAGTTATTCCTTGCGTCTGAAGTATAGCACCATCACCTTATTAGGTCACAGCAGAGTGAGTGTCCAATGTCGCTCTGACCCAACTCCCTTGATGATGCAGTGTGTGTTTGGAGGTGAGTTGTGTAAAGTGGCCGAACCAAAACACCCAGGAAAGAGCAATTGGGCAAAGCTTTACACTGCTCTTGAAATTACTGTAAAGTAGCTCAGGTTTTGTGTGCAGCATGAGGGGAATTCTGAATTGATCCGATGGTAATTTAATGGAGAGTGCTGGAATCAGTGTAGGCACCACATCTGTAGCTCTGttaatttctccttttgctAATTGCTCTAGGCAGCATTTACAAATAGtatttctgtttgctgcagtTAACCTTCAGACTGATACACGAGATCATTTAATGCAGTAAACTTCATGTGAAGGCTAGGAATAAAATGAGGTGGTAATAAACTcagtttttttaatatctgccACTGTGCCACTGCAACCCAAGGGACAGTAAAAGCTGTACAATAGGAATTATTGGCAAACATTCTCATGCTGATGTACTTTACATTTAATCTTTCTTCCTAAGAGTTCAACCTTGTGTTTTGAGAGAACAGTTGACATTTCAACTGATAAAGGtattgctgttttaaaaaaaccctttaaatttCACTCTATTTTGAAGATGTTAATATCTATTTCATGAATATTTAGATACTTTTATGTATAGAGaacaaaaaggggaaataattttaagaactAAGCTAAG includes:
- the LOC119711091 gene encoding noncompact myelin-associated protein, which codes for MTTATPLTNNTQLSVNVTTKSQEHNLYQSSGAIVAAIVVGVIIIFTVVLLILKTYNRRMRVRQELEPKASKLAVPPPVGHSSHSLAQQPSVTFIPVDIHLQSR